Proteins encoded in a region of the Vicia villosa cultivar HV-30 ecotype Madison, WI linkage group LG5, Vvil1.0, whole genome shotgun sequence genome:
- the LOC131601788 gene encoding transcription factor LHW-like, with protein MGFLLKEGLKSLCGRNQWAYAVFWKIGCNNSKLLIWEDCYYEPLPSRFLPQIAGTSNSPYQDREGCWFSSDSQRRAQEDDRVCSLINKMMVNNSVNVAGQGILGRAAFTGNHQWIVLNNFIKDAYPPEVLTELHGQFSAGMQTVAVIPVLPHGVVQLGSFLPIMENIGFVNDVKNLIFQLGHVPGALLSEDYSTRLSNERHTGPVTNSMPFSFDPQVTTSNCTPSVANGSNQPSNSPHGPMHVAAQAPFQTGVINSYHNGSVLTPQSQNLNQIFESLCQPKAQRENAIVKAEAEVISTNLDSSCLQQRSFSYNARSTLHMEQQVLSGVGSQSHGNANMNPSSSAYMPRQQTNGGQIYYQNSNNTSLLGGIPICSSGMSNNNLIRKNMINCSVSNPPKLSTTDFSGTQKVGFGIQNVNSTTAANQTHLKGSEQKNLPIDLKYAQNAPASSDVRIDDLIQAMKIPSSFNLKEHVPVNDHIPGFLHDLELEEACTQLSSGDDDLFDVLGMDFKRNLLNGNWNTLFADESDANAENLDKKAISTNFPVVGDNIYPVNEAILDNGIFSGTNTGHLLDAVVSKTQPASNENSDEMSCRTTITRISTASVPSPTGIQIIRDRVGQGALFDFPKAEIKTSAAETSSLRSGCSKDNVGNCSQTTSIYGSQLSSWVENGSSSHVKHENSVSTGYSKRPDEVSKPNRKRLKPGENPRPRPKDRQMIQDRVKELREIVPNGAKCSIDALLERTIKHMLFLQSVTKHADKLKQTGESKILSKEGGLLLKDNFEGGATWAYEVGSQSMVCPIIVEDLNHPRQMLVEMLCEERGLFLEIADLIKGLGLTILKGVMEARNGKIWARFSVEANRDVTRMEIFMSLVRLLEQTAKGGASSSNAAGDNNMMVYHSIPQST; from the exons ATGGGGTTTTTGTTGAAAGAAGGTTTGAAGAGTCTTTGTGGTAGGAATCAGTGGGCTTATGCTGTTTTCTGGAAGATCGGTTGCAATAATTCCAA GCTGTTAATCTGGGAAGATTGCTACTATGAACCATTGCCATCTCGTTTCCTTCCACAAATCGCTGGAACGTCTAATTCGCCTTACCAAGATAGGGAAGGAtgctggttttcttctgattctcaGCGAAGGGCTCAAGAGGATGACAGAGTCTGTTCATTGATTAACAAGATGATGGTTAATAATTCTGTCAATGTTGCTGGTCAAGG GATACTTGGACGGGCGGCGTTCACCGGAAATCATCAGTGGATTGTTTTGAACAATTTCATCAAAGATGCATATCCACCAGAG GTATTAACCGAGTTGCATGGCCAATTTTCAGCTGGAATGCAG ACAGTGGCGGTTATTCCTGTGCTTCCTCATGGTGTTGTTCAACTCGGTTCTTTCTTGCcg ATAATGGAGAATATCGGATTTGTGAATGACGTGAAGAACTTGATCTTTCAATTGGGACATGTTCCCGGCGCGCTTCTATCCGAAGACTATTCAACAAGACTTTCTAATGAAAGGCATACTGGACCTGTGACTAATTCTATGCCGTTTTCTTTCGATCCACAAGTCACTACCTCAAACTGCACTCCCTCGGTAGCTAACGGTTCTAACCAACCGAGTAATTCACCGCATGGTCCAATGCATGTTGCTGCTCAAGCCCCTTTTCAAACGGGAGTAATAAATAGTTACCACAACGGTTCTGTATTGACACCTCAATCCCAAAACCTAAACCAGATATTTGAAAGCCTTTGCCAACCAAAGGCTCAACGAGAGAATGCAATTGTGAAGGCTGAAGCTGAAGTGATATCTACAAATCTCGATTCTTCATGTCTGCAACAACGTTCCTTTTCATATAATGCAAGGTCCACACTCCATATGGAACAACAAGTCTTATCAGGTGTCGGGTCACAAAGTCATGGTAACGCCAATATGAATCCATCATCAAGTGCCTATATGCCTCGACAGCAAACAAATGGAGGCCAAATTTATTATCAGAATTCTAACAACACTTCACTTCTTGGAGGAATCCCAATATGTAGTAGTGGGATGAGTAATAATAATCTTATAAggaaaaatatgattaattgctCGGTTTCTAATCCTCCAAAGTTATCCACTACTGATTTTTCCGGAACACAAAAAGTAGGGTTTGGAATTCAAAATGTTAATTCAACTACAGCTGCCAATCAGACGCATCTAAAAGGCTCGGAACAAAAAAATCTTCCCATTGATTTAAAGTATGCTCAAAATGCTCCGGCTTCCAGTGATgtaaggattgatgatttgattcagGCTATGAAAATCCCGTCATCTTTTAATCTTAAGGAGCATGTGCCAGTGAATGATCACATCCCTGGTTTTCTTCATGATTTGGAACTTGAAGAAGCGTGTACGCAACTTTCATCGGGTGATGACGACTTGTTTGATGTACTAGGCATGGATTTCAAAAGGAATCTGCTGAATGGAAACTGGAATACGTTGTTTGCTGATGAATCAGATGCCAATGCAGAAAATCTTGATAAAAAAGCAATATCTACAAATTTTCCGGTTGTAGGTGATAATATTTATCCAGTTAATGAAGCGATATTAGACAATGGCATCTTCTCTGGAACAAACACTGGCCATCTCTTAGATGCCGTCGTCTCAAAAACTCAACCTGCTTCAAATGAGAATTCCGACGAAATGTCTTGCAGGACTACCATAACAAGGATTAGTACCGCGTCTGTTCCTTCTCCTACCGGCATTCAGATTATTCGCGATCGTGTTGGCCAGGGGGCGCTGTTTGATTTTCCCAAAGCAGAGATTAAAACTAGTGCAGCGGAAACAAGTTCTCTTAGGTCTGGTTGCAGCAAAGATAATGTTGGAAACTGTTCTCAAACCACTTCCATATACGGTTCTCAACTTAGTTCATGGGTGGAAAACGGTAGCAGCAGCCATGTGAAACACGAGAATAGTGTTTCAACCGGATACTCTAAGAGACCAGATGAAGTTAGCAAACCAAATCGTAAAAGGCTTAAACCTGGAGAGAACCCTAGGCCTCGACCTAAAGATCGCCAAATGATTCAAGATCGGGTGAAAGAATTACGTGAAATCGTGCCTAATGGAGCAAAA TGTAGCATCGATGCTCTTCTTGAAAGGACCATCAAACATATGCTTTTCTTGCAAAGTGTAACAAAGCATGCTGATAAGCTGAAACAGACAGGAGAATCCAAG ATTCTTAGTAAAGAAGGTGGATTGTTATTGAAAGATAACTTCGAGGGAGGGGCTACATGGGCGTATGAGGTTGGTTCACAATCAATGGTTTGCCCTATCATAGTCGAGGATCTTAATCATCCCCGTCAGATGCTCGTCGAG ATGCTTTGCGAGGAACGAGGCCTCTTTCTTGAAATAGCCGATTTAATCAAAGGATTAGGATTAACTATCCTGAAGGGTGTCATGGAAGCTCGCAACGGCAAGATTTGGGCACGCTTTTCTGTCGAG GCAAACAGGGATGTAACAAGGATGGAAATATTCATGTCACTAGTTCGACTTTTGGAACAAACAGCAAAAGGAGGCGCATCTTCCTCAAACGCTGCAGGTGATAACAACATGATGGTTTATCATTCGATCCCGCAATCCACCTAG